One genomic window of Novosphingobium aureum includes the following:
- a CDS encoding efflux RND transporter periplasmic adaptor subunit, with protein MLASRLPLPRSNRVRLGALLLACATLPACSGSEDDAARGPRETEVGYIVAKPSTVPISVSLSGRTVAFETSQVRPQVEGVIRKRLFTEGAYVKAGQTLYQIDPSIYRAQVNQANANLASARASAAAAKARAERLKPLAEMEAVAKQDYTDALADARVAEASIAQNKAALETAQVNLRFTTVPAPISGRIGRSLVTVGALASASQADPLAIIQRTDPIYVDLNQSAADLVGLRRRLARGGATPGSTEVTLHLDDGTEYEQRGTVKFSEVTVDEDTGTVTLRAQFPNPDGLLLPGMFVTASFDQARAPGAFLVPQAAVQRDFDGSAYLMVVGKDGKAERRKVTSDRTLGPNSVVTAGLKDGDKVITEGLNGLKQDAAIKPVPAGSASPAAGAKAASAKKDG; from the coding sequence GTGCTCGCTTCCCGCCTTCCCCTGCCCCGCTCGAACCGTGTCCGCCTGGGCGCCCTGTTGCTCGCCTGTGCCACACTGCCCGCGTGCAGCGGCAGCGAGGACGATGCGGCCCGGGGACCGCGCGAAACCGAAGTCGGCTATATTGTCGCGAAGCCGAGCACCGTGCCGATCTCGGTCTCGCTGAGTGGACGCACCGTTGCCTTCGAAACCTCGCAGGTCCGCCCTCAGGTCGAGGGCGTGATCCGCAAGCGTCTGTTCACCGAAGGCGCCTACGTGAAGGCCGGGCAGACGCTCTACCAGATCGACCCCAGCATCTACCGTGCGCAGGTCAATCAGGCGAACGCCAACCTGGCCAGTGCGAGGGCCAGCGCCGCAGCCGCGAAGGCACGGGCCGAGCGGCTCAAGCCGCTTGCCGAGATGGAGGCGGTTGCCAAGCAGGACTATACCGATGCGCTCGCCGACGCGCGCGTTGCCGAAGCAAGCATCGCCCAGAACAAGGCGGCGCTCGAGACCGCGCAGGTCAACTTGCGCTTCACCACGGTTCCCGCTCCCATCTCCGGGCGCATCGGTCGCTCGCTGGTCACCGTCGGTGCGCTTGCCAGCGCCAGCCAGGCCGACCCGCTCGCGATCATCCAGCGTACAGACCCGATCTACGTCGACCTCAACCAGTCGGCAGCCGACCTCGTAGGTCTGCGCCGCCGCCTTGCGCGCGGCGGAGCCACGCCCGGCAGCACCGAAGTGACCCTGCACCTCGATGACGGCACCGAGTACGAGCAGCGTGGCACAGTCAAGTTCAGCGAGGTCACTGTCGACGAAGATACCGGCACGGTGACCCTGCGTGCACAGTTCCCCAATCCAGACGGACTGCTGCTGCCCGGCATGTTCGTAACCGCCAGCTTCGACCAGGCCCGCGCACCGGGCGCCTTCCTCGTGCCTCAGGCCGCGGTGCAGCGCGACTTCGACGGCAGCGCCTACCTCATGGTGGTGGGCAAGGACGGCAAGGCCGAGCGCCGCAAGGTGACCTCGGACCGCACGCTCGGGCCCAATTCGGTGGTCACCGCAGGCCTGAAGGACGGCGACAAGGTCATCACCGAGGGGCTGAACGGGCTGAAGCAGGACGCCGCGATCAAGCCGGTTCCGGCTGGAAGCGCCAGCCCGGCCGCTGGCGCCAAGGCTGCCAGCGCGAAGAAGGACGGCTGA
- a CDS encoding MarR family winged helix-turn-helix transcriptional regulator — translation MTIGPCPLIPGVPCRLRGAPGDETHSSRCDGNDKELRLRDNATPEACPTPGNLRGSDPVRRQITIRLTVLARSLRNGFDRRVGDIGVTRSQWTMIAAIARNPGASQRTIAEILEISEASAGRLIDKLCAEGLLERREREDDRRARAVCVTGAAAPLLDQLGEIASQGEERVFRGFSEAELEQLRDFLERMYENAGRD, via the coding sequence TTGACCATCGGGCCTTGCCCGCTGATCCCCGGAGTGCCGTGTCGTCTGCGTGGCGCGCCGGGCGACGAGACCCATTCGAGCCGCTGCGACGGCAATGACAAGGAACTGCGCTTGCGCGACAACGCCACTCCCGAAGCATGCCCCACCCCAGGCAATTTGCGCGGCAGCGATCCGGTGCGCCGCCAGATCACCATTCGCCTCACCGTGCTGGCACGCTCCCTGCGCAACGGCTTCGACCGCAGGGTCGGCGATATCGGGGTCACGCGCTCACAGTGGACGATGATTGCGGCGATTGCGCGCAATCCAGGCGCGAGCCAGCGCACCATCGCCGAAATCCTCGAGATTTCGGAAGCCTCTGCCGGGAGACTGATCGACAAGCTGTGCGCGGAAGGTCTGCTCGAGAGGCGCGAACGCGAGGACGACCGCCGTGCGCGCGCGGTCTGCGTGACCGGCGCCGCAGCCCCGCTGCTTGACCAGCTCGGCGAGATCGCCAGCCAGGGAGAGGAGCGCGTTTTCCGGGGTTTCAGCGAGGCTGAACTGGAACAATTGCGCGATTTTCTCGAGCGCATGTACGAGAACGCTGGCCGGGACTGA
- a CDS encoding 3'(2'),5'-bisphosphate nucleotidase CysQ, with translation MTMTDGDLAAHLAEVAGRILLEVRASGVFEGKALGKAGDQTANQFLVHALKAHRAEDGLLSEEEKDNAERLAKERVWIVDPVDGTREYGEERADWAVHVGMAVKGEPALGAVALPGAGKVLRSDQPGEVPAAPQTLRMVVSRTRPAAEATAVAEAIGAELVPMGSAGAKAMSILLGQADIYLHSGGQYEWDSMAPAAVALGWGLHASRIDGSPLVYNQSDVYMPDLLICRKEHAEMVLEKVRALG, from the coding sequence ATGACGATGACCGACGGCGATCTCGCCGCCCATCTCGCCGAAGTGGCGGGCCGCATCCTGCTCGAGGTCCGCGCCTCGGGTGTGTTCGAGGGCAAGGCGCTGGGCAAGGCGGGCGACCAGACCGCCAACCAGTTCCTTGTCCACGCTCTCAAGGCGCATCGCGCAGAGGACGGGCTGCTCTCCGAAGAGGAGAAGGACAACGCCGAGCGGCTTGCCAAGGAGCGGGTGTGGATCGTCGATCCTGTCGACGGGACCCGTGAATACGGCGAGGAACGCGCCGACTGGGCGGTCCATGTCGGCATGGCGGTCAAGGGCGAGCCCGCACTCGGTGCTGTCGCTCTGCCGGGGGCGGGCAAGGTCCTGCGCTCGGACCAGCCGGGCGAAGTGCCAGCAGCGCCACAGACCCTGCGCATGGTGGTGAGCCGTACCCGGCCCGCCGCCGAAGCAACTGCGGTCGCCGAAGCGATCGGGGCCGAGCTGGTGCCGATGGGTTCGGCGGGTGCCAAGGCGATGTCGATCCTGCTCGGGCAGGCCGACATCTACCTGCACTCGGGCGGGCAGTACGAATGGGATAGCATGGCACCGGCCGCCGTCGCTCTGGGCTGGGGGCTTCATGCCTCGCGCATCGACGGCAGTCCGCTGGTTTACAACCAGAGCGACGTCTACATGCCTGACCTGCTGATCTGCCGGAAGGAGCATGCAGAGATGGTGCTCGAGAAGGTTCGCGCGCTGGGCTGA
- a CDS encoding multidrug efflux RND transporter permease subunit: MSRIFIDRPIFAWVLAIVVMLAGLGALLNLPNEQYPDIAPTQVNISATYTGASAETIENSVTQVIEQNLTGIDGLLYFSSQSSNQGRASISAIFDKGTDPDIAQVQVQNKVQSALSRLPQSVQARGVTVTKSNPDQLILVTVYDETDTRSNQDVSDYLASNIQDPLSRIEGVGEVNVFGAPHAMRIWLDPRKLAAVKLMPSDVTSAITAQNTEVAAGEIGGLPAPEEQAIDAIVTAGSRLQTAEQFRAIVLKTNADGSSVTIGDVARVEIGAENYSSSMRYNAHPGAGMSISLSPGADALATALAVKAKMAELAPSLPDGLEFTYGRDSTKFIELSVEEVEKALFEAIVLVVIVMFVFLQSWRATLIPAIAVPVVLLGTFGVFYLVGFSINTLTLFGLVLAIGLLVDDAIVVVENVERLLEENPGMSARDATIESMKEIQIALIAIALVLCAVFLPMAFFGGSTGVIYRQFSLTIVAAMVLSVLVALVLSPALCASLLKTRSGGEKPNWIERHLPWLARGWHWFHTRFNAGFERMSNAYGRQVETVVAHKWRWLGLFAITCIGTWLLFNRLPTGFLPNEDQGDVMVQWRLPAGTPRTETEKIQREVERYFLTNEKENVDGIFTIAGGGRGASGQNTGSGFVRLSDWSKRTRDDQSADAIVERASAEFRKFRNAQVFVLVPGAIRGLGSSSGFTMELQNRTGMPRQQFTTVRDRLLAKAMADERLASVRLSDLPDVSTLKVDTNTRALTAYGITPANANATLQTAWGGTYVNDFIDKGRVKRVYVQGDAPFRSRPEDLAQWYVRGSGDQMVPFSAFASTSWSTAPSTTSRFNGLMAYEFSGTPAPGVSSGTAMDVMEELAGQVEGVSVAWAGSSYQERISSGQAPLLYALSLLVVFLCLAALYESWTIPIAVILIIPVGLLGAIAAVSLRELENDVYLQIGLLTTMGLAAKNAILMIEFAEQAEKQGMRVIEAAVEAARIRLRPILMTSFAFIFGVLPLATASGAGANSRIAIGTAVVGGMLTATVLAIFFIPLFFVLVRRGVRDGLAAARGYLDERKRNKGKPENAGEGA, from the coding sequence ATGTCACGCATCTTCATCGACCGGCCGATCTTCGCCTGGGTGCTTGCCATCGTGGTGATGCTTGCGGGCCTGGGAGCGCTGCTCAACCTGCCCAACGAGCAATATCCGGACATCGCCCCGACCCAGGTCAACATCTCTGCCACCTACACCGGCGCCTCTGCGGAGACGATCGAGAATTCGGTCACGCAGGTGATCGAGCAGAACCTCACCGGCATCGACGGGCTTCTGTACTTCAGTTCGCAGTCCTCGAACCAGGGTCGTGCCTCTATCAGCGCGATCTTCGACAAGGGTACCGATCCCGACATCGCGCAGGTCCAGGTCCAGAACAAGGTCCAGTCCGCCCTCTCGCGCCTGCCGCAATCGGTGCAGGCGCGCGGCGTCACGGTGACCAAGTCCAATCCTGACCAGCTGATCCTCGTCACCGTCTACGACGAGACCGACACACGTTCGAACCAGGACGTTTCGGACTATCTCGCCTCGAACATCCAGGACCCGCTCTCGCGCATCGAGGGGGTCGGTGAAGTCAACGTCTTCGGCGCGCCGCACGCGATGCGCATCTGGCTCGACCCGCGCAAGCTCGCCGCGGTCAAGCTCATGCCCAGCGACGTGACTTCCGCGATCACCGCGCAGAACACCGAGGTTGCGGCGGGCGAGATCGGTGGGCTTCCAGCCCCCGAAGAGCAGGCCATCGACGCCATCGTCACTGCCGGTTCGCGTCTCCAGACCGCCGAGCAGTTCCGCGCCATCGTCCTCAAGACGAATGCCGACGGCTCGAGCGTGACCATCGGCGACGTCGCCCGGGTCGAGATCGGCGCCGAGAACTACAGTTCGAGCATGCGCTACAACGCCCATCCCGGCGCAGGCATGTCGATTTCGCTCTCGCCGGGCGCCGACGCGCTGGCGACCGCGCTCGCGGTCAAGGCCAAGATGGCCGAGCTTGCGCCAAGCCTGCCCGACGGGCTCGAATTCACGTACGGACGCGACAGCACCAAGTTCATCGAACTCTCGGTCGAGGAAGTCGAGAAGGCGCTGTTCGAGGCCATCGTGCTGGTCGTCATCGTCATGTTCGTGTTCCTGCAAAGCTGGCGCGCCACGCTGATCCCGGCCATCGCGGTGCCGGTCGTGCTGCTCGGCACCTTCGGAGTGTTCTACCTCGTCGGATTCTCGATCAACACGCTGACCCTGTTCGGACTGGTTCTCGCCATCGGCCTGCTCGTCGACGACGCGATCGTCGTGGTCGAGAACGTGGAACGCCTGCTCGAGGAAAACCCGGGCATGAGCGCGCGCGACGCGACGATCGAGTCGATGAAGGAAATCCAGATCGCGCTCATCGCGATCGCGCTCGTGCTATGTGCGGTGTTCCTGCCGATGGCCTTCTTCGGCGGCTCGACCGGGGTCATCTACCGCCAGTTCTCGCTGACCATCGTCGCGGCCATGGTGCTCTCGGTGCTCGTCGCGCTGGTGCTCAGCCCGGCGCTGTGCGCATCGCTGCTCAAGACCCGTTCGGGCGGCGAGAAGCCCAACTGGATCGAGCGCCACCTGCCCTGGCTGGCGCGCGGCTGGCACTGGTTCCACACCCGCTTCAACGCCGGTTTCGAGCGCATGAGCAACGCCTATGGCCGACAGGTCGAGACCGTCGTCGCGCACAAGTGGCGCTGGCTGGGGCTCTTCGCGATCACCTGCATCGGCACCTGGCTGCTGTTCAACCGCCTGCCCACCGGCTTTCTTCCGAACGAGGACCAGGGCGACGTGATGGTACAGTGGCGCCTGCCCGCGGGCACGCCGCGTACCGAGACCGAAAAGATTCAGCGCGAGGTCGAACGCTACTTCCTCACCAACGAGAAGGAAAACGTCGACGGCATCTTCACCATCGCCGGTGGCGGTCGCGGTGCTTCGGGCCAGAACACCGGCTCGGGCTTCGTCCGGCTCAGCGACTGGAGCAAGCGCACCCGCGACGACCAGAGCGCCGACGCCATCGTCGAGCGTGCGAGCGCCGAATTCCGCAAGTTCCGCAATGCCCAGGTCTTCGTGCTGGTCCCCGGCGCAATCCGCGGGCTGGGTTCGTCCTCGGGCTTCACCATGGAGCTGCAAAACCGCACCGGCATGCCGCGCCAGCAGTTCACCACCGTGCGCGACCGCCTGCTTGCCAAGGCCATGGCCGACGAGCGCCTTGCCTCGGTGCGCCTTTCCGACCTGCCCGACGTCTCGACGCTCAAGGTCGATACCAATACCCGCGCGCTGACGGCCTATGGCATCACGCCTGCCAATGCCAATGCCACCCTGCAGACCGCCTGGGGCGGCACTTACGTCAACGACTTCATCGACAAGGGCCGCGTCAAGCGGGTCTACGTGCAGGGCGATGCGCCGTTCCGCTCGCGCCCCGAGGACCTCGCACAATGGTACGTGCGCGGTAGCGGCGACCAGATGGTGCCCTTCTCGGCCTTTGCCTCGACCAGCTGGTCGACCGCACCCAGCACGACCTCGCGTTTCAACGGCCTCATGGCCTACGAGTTCTCGGGTACGCCCGCGCCGGGCGTCAGCTCGGGCACGGCGATGGACGTGATGGAAGAACTCGCCGGCCAGGTCGAGGGGGTCAGTGTCGCCTGGGCCGGCTCATCCTACCAGGAGCGCATATCCTCGGGCCAGGCTCCGTTGCTCTATGCGCTTTCGCTGCTCGTCGTGTTCCTGTGCCTCGCTGCGCTCTACGAGAGCTGGACCATCCCGATCGCGGTCATCCTGATCATCCCGGTCGGCCTGCTCGGCGCGATCGCCGCAGTTTCGCTGCGCGAACTTGAAAACGACGTTTACCTGCAGATCGGCCTGCTCACCACGATGGGCCTCGCCGCCAAGAACGCGATTCTCATGATCGAGTTTGCCGAACAGGCGGAGAAGCAAGGCATGCGCGTGATCGAGGCCGCGGTCGAGGCAGCCCGCATCCGTCTGCGCCCGATCCTGATGACCAGCTTCGCCTTCATCTTCGGCGTTCTGCCGTTGGCAACCGCGAGCGGTGCCGGCGCCAACAGCCGCATCGCCATCGGCACTGCGGTGGTCGGCGGCATGCTGACTGCGACAGTGCTGGCGATCTTCTTCATTCCGCTGTTCTTCGTGCTCGTGCGCCGCGGCGTACGCGACGGCCTCGCTGCGGCACGCGGTTATCTCGACGAACGCAAGCGCAACAAGGGCAAGCCCGAGAACGCAGGAGAAGGCGCATGA
- a CDS encoding sensor histidine kinase — MSALLVGAFVAFLAGRVTQARFTQALRETTLADARIRQALLDSEVNRFRLLPLALADDRDVIAALAGKSGARERLNRKFEAMAADVGTSAIYLVNCDGLTIAADNWNQPTSFVGENYGFRRYVRDALDTGSGSQFALGTVSRRPGLYLARRTQQCGVVVVKLEFDRLETQWRRAGGVTFVTAPSGVILATSEPTWRFAATRALPASEREAVIRDSGTGSIHPSPFRTTGLDTIELRGETDTAQPDGKWLLVSSGADAETGNWRLHLAMPFGRTISGPVRLAQVATGLAATGLVLALGWLAMRNRRRRARTLQLERAVAERTRALRREIDARGELEARAAQLREELRLANRLATLGQVTASVAHETSQPVAAIRNYAHVTRALIARGLDDEATENLTTIDRLAERIGVVTAQLRGFARKRSGALTGVSLARAIEGSELMLRERLSSIATDFPEFAPDLMVHADKVRLEQILVNLLQNAIEALAETAAPRITLSLDPEAPPGMVVLLIADNGPGIAPEIADKLFTPFTTSRSEGLGLGLVIAQDIATEFGGSLEHRPAATGTIFALSLKIAS; from the coding sequence GGGCGGGTGACGCAGGCCCGCTTTACTCAGGCCCTGCGCGAAACCACCCTCGCCGATGCGCGTATTCGCCAGGCCCTGCTCGACAGCGAAGTGAACCGTTTCCGCCTCCTGCCGCTGGCGCTGGCTGACGACCGGGACGTGATCGCCGCACTCGCCGGCAAGTCCGGCGCGCGCGAGCGGCTCAACCGCAAGTTCGAGGCCATGGCTGCCGATGTCGGCACCTCGGCAATCTATCTGGTCAATTGCGACGGGCTTACTATTGCCGCGGACAACTGGAACCAGCCCACCAGCTTCGTTGGCGAGAACTACGGGTTCCGCCGCTATGTCCGCGATGCGCTTGACACCGGCAGCGGCAGCCAGTTCGCGCTGGGTACGGTCAGCCGTCGCCCCGGCCTCTACCTCGCCCGCCGCACGCAGCAGTGCGGCGTGGTCGTGGTCAAGCTGGAGTTCGACCGTCTCGAGACGCAGTGGCGACGCGCGGGCGGCGTGACTTTCGTCACCGCGCCTTCGGGCGTGATCCTCGCCACCAGCGAACCGACGTGGCGCTTCGCGGCAACCCGCGCTCTCCCGGCCAGCGAGCGCGAGGCGGTGATCCGCGATTCGGGAACCGGTTCGATCCACCCCTCCCCATTCCGCACGACCGGGCTGGACACGATCGAATTGCGCGGTGAAACCGACACCGCCCAACCCGACGGAAAGTGGCTTCTGGTCAGCTCGGGAGCCGATGCAGAGACAGGAAACTGGCGCTTGCATCTGGCCATGCCGTTCGGTCGTACGATCTCGGGTCCGGTGCGCCTTGCGCAAGTTGCGACCGGCCTCGCAGCGACGGGATTGGTCCTTGCACTGGGCTGGCTGGCCATGCGCAACCGCCGCCGCCGCGCGCGCACCTTGCAGCTGGAACGCGCGGTAGCGGAACGCACCCGTGCCTTGCGCCGCGAGATTGATGCACGCGGCGAACTGGAAGCACGCGCCGCGCAGCTACGCGAGGAACTGCGCCTCGCCAACCGCCTCGCCACGCTCGGGCAGGTTACCGCAAGCGTCGCGCACGAGACCTCCCAGCCGGTCGCCGCGATCCGGAATTACGCCCACGTGACCCGCGCCCTGATCGCGCGTGGCCTCGACGACGAGGCAACCGAGAACCTCACAACGATCGACCGGCTGGCCGAACGCATCGGCGTGGTCACCGCGCAACTGCGCGGCTTTGCCCGCAAGCGCTCGGGCGCGCTCACCGGAGTCTCGCTGGCGCGTGCCATCGAGGGCAGCGAACTGATGCTGCGCGAGCGGCTGAGCTCCATCGCAACCGACTTTCCCGAATTTGCGCCGGACCTCATGGTCCATGCAGACAAGGTCCGGCTCGAGCAGATCCTCGTCAATCTGTTGCAGAACGCAATCGAGGCTCTGGCTGAAACGGCCGCGCCGCGCATCACCTTGTCGCTCGATCCCGAGGCGCCGCCGGGCATGGTGGTACTGCTTATTGCCGACAACGGTCCCGGCATCGCGCCCGAGATCGCGGACAAGCTGTTCACGCCCTTCACCACCAGCCGCAGCGAGGGCCTCGGCCTCGGGCTGGTGATCGCGCAGGACATCGCCACCGAGTTCGGCGGCTCGCTCGAACACCGCCCCGCCGCCACCGGCACCATCTTCGCTCTCAGCCTCAAGATCGCATCATGA
- a CDS encoding sigma-54-dependent transcriptional regulator — protein MTQTSPEPRRIALVDDDKDLLRSTAQVLRLAGFEVECFDGAQGALAAIDETWPGIVVTDVRMPHISGIELFRRLHERDGELPVVLITGHGDIDMAVDLLKAGAWDFLSKPFDPDALVAAANRAMTARGLTLENRRLRALAESEGNETLIGESPAIRRLREMIPVLGGAGIDVLIEGETGTGKDLLARLIHRAGPRARHRFLPLACAGMSEALITQTFGPAPNPALLSADRGTLYLDDIDRAPSLLQDRLLTFAEQRVLRQGDNTVPIDVRIIATSQPGEDGEAPRIAPQLFFRLAAMRLAIPPLRERREDIAPLFARFCADAAQRFAREIPPVTADVRTMLDNHAWPGNVRELHNFAEQVVMGLAAPAAATTPEAPQAGLVDRVDAYEKDAIITAVIAADGEIGAAIRALQLPRKTFYYKVHKHGIDLAALRHDLS, from the coding sequence ATGACCCAGACCAGCCCTGAACCACGCCGCATTGCGCTCGTCGATGACGACAAGGACCTTCTGCGCTCGACCGCGCAGGTCCTGCGCCTCGCCGGATTCGAGGTGGAATGCTTTGACGGCGCACAGGGCGCGCTGGCAGCGATCGACGAGACGTGGCCCGGCATCGTCGTCACCGACGTGCGCATGCCACATATCTCGGGAATAGAGCTGTTTCGCCGCCTGCACGAACGCGATGGCGAATTGCCGGTCGTGCTGATCACCGGCCACGGTGACATCGACATGGCAGTCGACCTGCTCAAGGCCGGGGCCTGGGACTTCCTGAGCAAGCCGTTCGATCCCGATGCGCTCGTGGCGGCTGCGAACCGGGCGATGACCGCGCGCGGGCTGACGCTCGAGAACAGGCGGCTGCGCGCACTCGCCGAAAGCGAAGGCAACGAGACGCTCATCGGCGAGAGCCCCGCGATCCGCCGGTTGCGCGAGATGATCCCGGTGCTCGGCGGTGCAGGCATCGACGTCTTGATCGAGGGCGAGACCGGCACCGGCAAAGATCTGCTCGCAAGGCTCATTCACCGCGCCGGGCCGCGCGCGCGCCACCGCTTTCTCCCGCTCGCCTGCGCCGGGATGAGCGAGGCGCTGATCACACAGACCTTCGGGCCTGCCCCCAATCCCGCACTGCTTTCCGCAGACCGCGGCACGCTCTACCTCGACGACATCGACCGCGCCCCGTCGCTGCTGCAGGATCGCCTGCTGACCTTTGCCGAACAGCGCGTACTGCGCCAGGGCGACAACACCGTGCCGATTGACGTCCGGATCATCGCGACGAGCCAGCCCGGTGAAGATGGCGAAGCGCCGCGCATCGCGCCGCAACTGTTCTTCCGCCTCGCCGCGATGCGCCTCGCGATCCCCCCCTTGCGCGAACGGCGCGAGGACATCGCACCGCTCTTCGCCCGCTTCTGTGCCGATGCCGCCCAACGTTTCGCTCGCGAAATCCCCCCGGTCACTGCGGACGTGCGCACCATGCTCGACAACCATGCCTGGCCCGGCAACGTGCGCGAATTGCACAACTTCGCCGAACAGGTCGTGATGGGCCTCGCCGCTCCCGCTGCCGCGACAACGCCCGAAGCGCCGCAGGCCGGTCTGGTCGACCGCGTCGATGCCTATGAAAAGGATGCGATCATCACCGCGGTGATCGCTGCCGATGGCGAGATCGGCGCGGCCATCCGCGCGCTGCAGTTGCCGCGCAAGACCTTCTACTACAAGGTGCACAAGCACGGCATTGACCTGGCGGCACTTCGCCATGACCTCTCGTGA
- a CDS encoding efflux transporter outer membrane subunit → MTTQIMTSPRSMQRRIARLLGSALPALALGACSMAPEYVRPEMPAPQTWPVGDAYLARSEAGLPIVSYSQIFTDARLQSLIEQALANNRDLRQAAANLAAARAQVTVTRSSQFPEVGLTSSATDRETGGGFGLNGMSYALSGGISSYELDLFGRLASATDAQRNTALSTEAAARTVRLGLVADIAQTWAVHAADAELLRIAQATVISAQDSVRLSEARLSGGIAPRTELRQAQQVLETARGDVAAQKAALAQDVNAMRLLVGADFDRALLPEDIDTVIDSLGTVPAGMDTSVLLRRPDVVEAEYALRAANANIGVARAQLFPTISLSALVGFASTSLSALFDSASRTTTLGASGDWSIFNAGGTRAGVTVARAQQEAALAVYEKAVQNAFAETADALADQGTLGERLRAASAFTEASRDNATLTEATYRRGIASSLDNLDAQRSLYTARIAEIAVRLAVAGNRVTLYRVLGGDQASAPEAS, encoded by the coding sequence ATGACCACGCAGATCATGACCTCGCCCCGCTCCATGCAGCGACGCATCGCCCGACTGCTGGGCAGCGCCCTTCCCGCGCTCGCGCTCGGTGCCTGTTCGATGGCGCCCGAGTACGTGCGGCCCGAGATGCCCGCGCCGCAGACCTGGCCAGTCGGCGATGCCTATCTCGCGCGCAGCGAAGCCGGACTGCCGATCGTATCCTATTCCCAGATCTTCACTGACGCCCGGCTCCAGTCCCTGATCGAACAGGCGCTCGCCAACAACCGAGACCTGCGCCAGGCCGCGGCCAATCTCGCTGCCGCGCGCGCGCAGGTGACGGTGACGCGCTCGAGCCAGTTCCCCGAGGTCGGTCTCACCAGTTCGGCGACCGACCGCGAGACCGGCGGTGGCTTTGGCCTCAACGGCATGTCCTATGCCCTGAGTGGCGGCATCTCGAGCTACGAGCTGGACCTGTTCGGGCGCCTTGCCAGTGCAACCGATGCCCAGCGCAACACGGCCCTCTCGACCGAGGCTGCCGCGCGTACGGTGCGGCTAGGTCTCGTTGCCGACATTGCGCAGACCTGGGCCGTCCACGCCGCCGACGCCGAACTCCTGCGCATCGCGCAAGCCACTGTCATCAGCGCGCAGGACAGCGTCAGGCTGAGCGAGGCCCGCCTTTCGGGCGGCATCGCCCCGCGCACCGAACTGCGCCAGGCGCAGCAAGTGCTGGAGACCGCACGCGGCGATGTCGCCGCGCAAAAGGCCGCTCTGGCGCAGGACGTCAACGCAATGCGCCTGCTCGTCGGCGCGGACTTCGATCGGGCGCTGCTACCCGAAGACATCGACACTGTGATCGACAGTTTGGGTACCGTACCCGCTGGCATGGACACGAGCGTCCTGCTGCGCCGGCCCGACGTGGTCGAGGCGGAATATGCCCTGCGCGCAGCCAATGCCAATATCGGCGTCGCGCGGGCGCAGCTCTTCCCGACGATCTCGCTTTCGGCGCTGGTCGGCTTCGCCTCGACCTCTCTTTCCGCCCTGTTCGATAGTGCCTCGCGTACCACCACGTTGGGAGCCAGCGGCGACTGGTCGATCTTCAACGCCGGCGGCACCCGCGCCGGTGTCACCGTTGCCCGGGCGCAGCAAGAGGCTGCTCTCGCGGTCTACGAGAAGGCCGTGCAGAACGCCTTTGCCGAAACCGCGGACGCGCTTGCCGACCAGGGCACGCTGGGCGAGAGACTGCGCGCGGCGAGCGCCTTCACCGAAGCCTCGCGCGACAACGCCACGCTTACCGAGGCTACCTATCGTCGCGGCATTGCCAGCTCGCTCGACAATCTCGATGCCCAGCGCTCGCTCTATACGGCGCGCATCGCCGAGATCGCGGTGCGCCTGGCCGTCGCAGGGAACAGGGTAACGCTCTATCGCGTACTGGGTGGCGACCAGGCCAGTGCGCCGGAAGCATCCTAG